Proteins encoded within one genomic window of Episyrphus balteatus chromosome 1, idEpiBalt1.1, whole genome shotgun sequence:
- the LOC129906772 gene encoding pickpocket protein 28, which yields MKEKNPPGPDRIKMFTVGDSFDSMEHDFNMLPPAPLTATQQQRPPTPSTIKAPKSKLVNHMYHEYCMYTTIHGVQYLGQKRPFREKIVWIVALLISICFCTHLIYNTYIKWVETPVIVSFSEKSTPVWNIPFPAVTICSETKSIRNETFDFTQFYRHLMSFGGRVYEKPSNMSQIDLNRMRSLLQICGNHLVSDMNFPNFEQTNFEERLDEIVPQFERNFPFCKWVTHLGNCEDVFFKTYTEEGVCYTFNGLNASEIYRENTYQHIHYLSTQSSKSQKRKHPTKWSLQEGYDSDAGIETFPARVLGAGSRASLVVSLQSYENDFDYICRGALEGFKVTLHSPDDVPQVSRNFIRVPYDKEVVVLVKPNMIETMNAISDYEPSRRQCFFNNERYLKFFKIYTQSNCELECLSNYTLSKCGCVKFSMPRSPHTPVCDEKKIHCYDLAEDDLLIHEFGEGLNDPNLIDSEKKSKCNCLPSCTSLVYNTELSQGNYNMQKMLASHGDTQYMAENVGVRMSRLSMHFKENQFITSKRSELYGITDFVANCGGLLGLFMGFSALSIVEFFYYATVRLMTNIQDARRV from the coding sequence atgaaagaaaaaaacccACCCGGTCCCGATCGCATAAAAATGTTCACCGTTGGTGATTCATTCGACTCCATGGAACACGATTTCAATATGCTTCCACCTGCACCACTAACTGCAACTCAACAACAAAGACCACCAACACCTTCAACCATCAAAGCTCCAAAATCCAAATTGGTCAATCACATGTACCACGAATATTGCATGTACACTACAATCCATGGAGTACAATACCTCGGCCAGAAACGACCTTTCCGTGAGAAAATCGTTTGGATTGTAGCTTTACTAATTTCCATTTGCTTTTGTACCCACTTAATCTACAACACTTATATAAAATGGGTTGAAACTCCGGTGATTGtgagtttttctgaaaaatctACACCCGTCTGGAATATACCATTTCCAGCTGTCACAATTTGTTCCGAGACAAAAAGTATCCGCAATGAAACTTTCGACTTTACTCAATTTTATAGGCATTTAATGAGTTTTGGGGGTCGAGTTTATGAGAAACCCTCAAATATGTCACAAATTGATTTGAATCGAATGAGAAGTTTATTACAAATCTGTGGAAATCATTTGGTTAGTGATATGAACTTTCCAAATTTCGAACAGACCAACTTTGAGGAACGGTTGGATGAAATTGTTCCCCAGTTTGAAAGAAATTTCCCTTTTTGCAAGTGGGTAACTCATTTGGGGAACTGTGAGGatgtctttttcaagacttatACCGAAGAAGGTGTTTGTTACACTTTTAATGGGTTGAATGCATCGGAAATCTATCGAGAAAACACATACCAGCATATTCATTATCTCTCCACTCAATCGTCGAAgagtcaaaaaagaaaacacccAACCAAATGGTCACTTCAGGAAGGTTATGACTCCGATGCTGGGATTGAAACCTTCCCGGCACGTGTTCTCGGTGCTGGATCGAGAGCTAGCTTGGTGGTATCTCTCCAAAGTTACGAAAATGATTTCGATTACATTTGTCGTGGAGCACTCGAGGGTTTCAAGGTGACTCTCCACTCGCCTGATGATGTTCCCCAAGTTTCACGAAACTTTATTCGGGTTCCCTATGACAAAGAAGTTGTGGTACTCGTAAAGCCAAATATGATTGAAACTATGAATGCAATTAGCGATTATGAACCAAGTCGTCGACAATGTTTTTTCAACAACGAACGTTACTTGAAATTCTTTAAGATTTACACTCAGAGTAACTGTGAATTAGAATGTCTGAGCAACTACACACTAAGCAAATGTGGTTGTGTCAAATTCTCCATGCCAAGGTCTCCACACACTCCAGTTTGTGATGAAAAGAAAATCCACTGTTACGATTTGGCTGAAGATGATTTACTCATTCATGAATTTGGTGAAGGCTTGAACGATCCGAATCTAATTGATAGCGAAAAGAAGTCCAAGTGCAACTGTCTCCCTTCATGCACTTCGCTAGTTTACAATACTGAATTGTCACAGGGTAATTATAATATGCAAAAGATGCTGGCATCGCATGGTGATACTCAGTATATGGCCGAGAATGTTGGTGTAAGGATGTCCAGATTGTCGATGCATTTTAAAGAGAATCAATTTATTACATCGAAGCGATCGGAATTGTATGGAATAACAGATTTTGTTGCCAATTGTGGTGGATTGTTGGGTTTGTTTATGGGATTTTCGGCGCTGAGTATTGTGGAGTTTTTCTATTATGCTACTGTTCGGCTGATGACAAATATTCAAGATGCTAGGAGGGTTTGA